A genomic region of Bradyrhizobium sp. ORS 278 contains the following coding sequences:
- a CDS encoding alpha amylase C-terminal domain-containing protein: MLLEPVTLPPFPEGIRISLRQMHLLQAPMGGTLVTGGATFRVFAPHAKAIYVSGPFNDWAQDANCRLAPIGNGHWAIFVPGLKDGDAYMYFVEGEGNAGYKRDPHARLLTVEPPFPQAHSVLRNPQAFPWHDTDFTPPPSNELVIYQLHVGVFDMKAGNPDGCFFDVIERVPHLKRLGINAIELLPVQEFPTMFSMGYNGTDLFSPETEYGEHEAGHLAAYFARTNEILTAAGAAAYADIGVVRHCDDQLRALIDVCHVHGIAVLFDVVYNHAGGGFDENSIWFFDRQAYGDPNRSLYFTDQGWAGGQVFAYWNADVRQYLVDNAIMLYREYHADGLRFDEVSVMDRFGGWATCQQLTEALRAEKPDAIQIAEYWPVNPWIVKDIAAGGAGFDATWSDGLRLAVRGAIASAAGGAGAQVAMQPIAAALADLGLGERWRAVNSIENHDIVYAGREPRISRLADPVDSRCWYARSRCRVATGLLLTAPGIPMLFMGQELFEDRPWSDTPSPDTTIQWALLDGEDKITADAIRFTSELIAVRRTHPALTAEGCAIVHVHDGNRVLAFHRWDGKGDDVMVIVSLSETPWRDYAIGFPAGGTWHEVFNSDVYDNWVNPGVVGNNGAVTANGPALHGQPSSAMVTIPANGVLVFART, translated from the coding sequence ATGCTGCTGGAACCTGTTACGCTGCCGCCATTCCCCGAAGGCATCCGAATTTCCTTGAGGCAGATGCATCTTCTCCAGGCTCCCATGGGCGGCACCCTGGTGACCGGCGGCGCCACCTTCCGCGTGTTCGCACCGCATGCCAAGGCGATCTACGTCTCCGGCCCGTTCAACGATTGGGCGCAGGACGCGAACTGCCGTCTCGCGCCGATCGGCAACGGCCATTGGGCGATCTTCGTGCCCGGCTTGAAGGACGGCGACGCCTACATGTATTTCGTCGAGGGCGAGGGCAATGCGGGCTACAAGCGTGATCCGCATGCGCGGCTGCTCACCGTCGAGCCGCCGTTCCCGCAGGCGCATTCGGTGCTGCGCAACCCGCAAGCCTTTCCCTGGCACGACACGGATTTCACGCCGCCGCCCAGCAACGAGCTGGTGATCTATCAGCTTCATGTCGGCGTCTTCGACATGAAAGCCGGCAATCCCGATGGCTGCTTCTTCGACGTGATCGAGCGCGTGCCGCATCTGAAGAGGCTCGGTATCAATGCCATCGAGTTGCTGCCTGTGCAGGAATTCCCGACCATGTTCAGCATGGGCTACAACGGCACCGACCTGTTCAGCCCGGAGACCGAGTATGGCGAGCACGAAGCGGGGCATCTCGCCGCCTATTTCGCCCGGACCAACGAGATTCTCACGGCCGCGGGCGCAGCAGCTTACGCCGATATCGGCGTCGTCAGGCATTGCGACGACCAGCTGCGCGCGCTGATCGACGTCTGCCATGTCCATGGCATCGCCGTTCTGTTCGACGTCGTCTACAACCACGCTGGCGGCGGGTTCGATGAGAACAGCATCTGGTTCTTCGACCGTCAGGCCTATGGCGATCCCAACCGCAGCCTGTATTTCACCGATCAGGGCTGGGCCGGCGGCCAGGTGTTTGCCTATTGGAATGCCGACGTGCGGCAGTACCTCGTCGACAACGCTATCATGCTCTATCGCGAGTATCACGCCGACGGGTTGCGCTTCGACGAGGTCAGCGTGATGGACCGCTTCGGCGGCTGGGCGACCTGCCAGCAGCTCACCGAGGCGCTGCGCGCGGAGAAACCGGACGCGATCCAGATCGCGGAGTACTGGCCGGTCAATCCGTGGATCGTGAAGGACATCGCCGCCGGCGGCGCCGGATTCGACGCGACGTGGAGCGATGGACTGCGGCTCGCGGTGCGGGGCGCGATTGCCAGCGCAGCAGGCGGAGCAGGGGCTCAAGTCGCCATGCAGCCGATCGCCGCCGCGCTCGCCGATCTCGGCCTGGGCGAGCGCTGGCGCGCCGTCAACTCGATCGAGAACCACGACATCGTCTATGCCGGCCGCGAGCCGCGCATCTCGCGTCTGGCCGATCCCGTCGACAGCCGCTGCTGGTACGCGCGCAGCCGCTGCCGTGTCGCCACCGGCCTGTTGCTGACCGCGCCGGGCATCCCGATGCTGTTCATGGGCCAGGAGCTGTTCGAGGACCGTCCCTGGAGCGACACGCCGAGCCCGGACACCACCATCCAATGGGCGCTGCTCGACGGCGAGGACAAGATCACGGCGGATGCGATCCGCTTCACGTCGGAGCTGATCGCTGTCCGCCGCACCCATCCGGCGCTGACCGCCGAGGGCTGCGCCATCGTCCACGTCCACGACGGCAATCGCGTGCTCGCCTTCCACCGCTGGGACGGAAAGGGCGACGACGTCATGGTGATCGTCAGTTTGAGCGAGACGCCGTGGCGCGACTACGCGATCGGCTTCCCGGCAGGCGGCACTTGGCACGAGGTGTTCAACAGCGACGTCTACGACAATTGGGTCAATCCGGGCGTGGTCGGCAACAACGGCGCGGTGACCGCGAACGGCCCCGCGCTGCACGGCCAGCCGAGCTCGGCCATGGTGACGATCCCTGCCAACGGCGTGCTGGTGTTTGCCAGGACATGA
- a CDS encoding sugar kinase gives MSGNDRKVVLVTRRTRLEELIARFLTADQARFYVEHLGADFSDYEREHAAYQTARATATQTLERWGRYQIVDRGFLPNFIFGPADIVAVLGPDGLVANTMKYLDGQPLLGLNPDSLRHDGVLLPFAPADLAALLPEVAADKRAAKAVTMARASLADGQVLYAVNDLFIGARTHVSARYEITTREQQERQSSSGLIVATGLGSTAWFKSIVTGALAIAGSYSSHGDGEYTTLPWDARSLRFAVREPFPSKTSQTTLVCGGLDGIETLRLRSLMPENGVIFSDGIEADHLDFNAGTEAVISIAERQGRLIV, from the coding sequence GTGTCCGGCAATGACCGCAAGGTGGTGCTGGTCACCAGGAGAACGCGTCTGGAGGAGCTGATCGCAAGATTCCTCACCGCGGACCAGGCCCGCTTTTATGTCGAGCATCTCGGCGCCGACTTCTCCGACTACGAGCGCGAGCACGCGGCCTACCAGACCGCGCGCGCCACGGCGACGCAGACCCTGGAGCGCTGGGGCCGCTACCAGATCGTCGACCGCGGCTTCCTGCCGAACTTCATCTTCGGCCCCGCCGATATCGTCGCCGTGCTCGGTCCCGACGGGCTGGTCGCCAACACCATGAAATATCTCGACGGCCAGCCGCTGCTCGGCCTCAACCCGGACTCGCTGCGCCACGACGGCGTGCTGCTGCCGTTCGCGCCGGCCGACCTCGCAGCGCTGCTGCCAGAGGTCGCCGCCGACAAGCGCGCGGCCAAGGCGGTGACCATGGCACGCGCCAGCCTCGCCGACGGCCAGGTTCTCTACGCTGTCAACGACCTCTTCATCGGCGCCCGCACGCATGTCTCGGCGCGCTACGAGATCACGACGCGCGAGCAGCAGGAGCGGCAATCGTCCAGCGGGCTCATCGTCGCCACCGGTCTCGGCTCGACCGCCTGGTTCAAAAGCATCGTCACCGGCGCGCTGGCGATCGCCGGCAGCTATAGCAGCCATGGCGACGGCGAGTACACCACCCTGCCCTGGGACGCGCGCTCGCTTCGCTTTGCGGTCCGCGAGCCGTTCCCGAGCAAGACGTCGCAGACGACGCTGGTGTGCGGCGGGCTCGATGGCATCGAGACCCTTCGCCTGCGCTCGCTGATGCCGGAGAACGGCGTGATCTTTTCGGACGGCATCGAAGCGGACCATCTCGATTTCAATGCGGGGACCGAGGCGGTGATCTCGATTGCGGAGCGGCAGGGGCGGCTGATCGTGTAG